Genomic segment of Myxococcus stipitatus:
AATGGCGACTTCTACGTGGCGGATGGCTACGGCCACACACGCGTGGCGCGGTTCCGCGCGGATGGGACGTTCCTGACGCAGTGGAAGGGACCTGAACTTGGCCGCCCCTGGGGCCTCAGCATGGGACGGGATGGCTTCTTGTATGTGATTGATGGTGGGGACCAGAGCGCGGACCACCCTCGGGCCCGGGCCCTGAAGCTCGACCTGGAGGGGAACGTCGTCGCGCGCTGGGGGCGCCATGGGCGCGAGGCGGGCCAGTTCGACTGGGGCCATGACATCGCCGTGGACAGCCGAGGCCAGGTCTACGTCGTCGACATCCGAGGCCGCCGGGTGCAGAAGTTCCGCCCCGTGGAGTGAGCGCGGTCAGAACAGGCGTGAGTAGGTGGGCCGGGCCTCGGGCCTGGGGCTCCAGCGCCTTCCATCGCGGGGCAGCCACAGCAGGTGGAGTCGGGCGGCGGGGCCTTCGTAGCGGACGCGGTGCTCGCCTTGGGTCAGCGTGAGCTCGGGCTGTGTCACTCGCGCTCCGTCGATGAAGAGGGTGCCCGTGTCGAGCACGGACGCGGGCTCGACGAAGTAGCGGCCCTCCCTCACCGCGAGGAAGCGGTCCTCCAGCACGGCGCCGGGGGTGACGTCATAGCGCTGGCCCCACAGGAAGAGGTCTCCGTCGTAGGGCTGGTAGTACGTGTCGAGGAAGCGCCTCAACGCGGGCGGCAACCCCGATGTCCTCAGGTCATCCACGCGGAGGACACAGCCTCGGGCGAGCAGGGCTTCGGGAATCTCTCGCGACAGCTGGTCCGGGATGGCGCCTCGCAGATAGGCGTCCGTGTAGAAGTAGAAGTGCGCGTGAGGCCGGCTCACGTACCCGCCCGAGTTGTCGTACGCCACGTCCTCGGGCCCCGTGAGGGTGGCGATGCTCGCGAGGACCTCTCGCTGGCGGGTGTTGCCGTCTCCGTCCAGCAAGGACTCCAGGCGGGTCCACTGCCAGCACAGCATGACGCCCAGGGCCACGCGGGCCAGGACCCGCGCAGGCATCGAGCGCCACCCGCTCGTCAGCACCACCGCGCCACGCGCCATGAACGGCGCGAGCACGCCCAGGAAGGGCAGCAGGCTGTACGGGAACGGCGCGCGCTGGAGTGCATAGGAGCCGAACGTCGCGCCCACCGCGAGCATCAGCGGCAGGTCCGAATCTCCCCAGCGCCCCGCCCCCTCCCGCCACCACGCGCGCACGGAGCTCACGAGTCCCAGCGCGGCCAGCACGAAGAGCCAGGGCTGCTCGCGGACGATGGGCACCGCGTAGTCGCGCCACGAGAAGCCGGGATAGTGGCGCTGATGCTCGGCGGCCCACACGAAGCACCACTGCCACCAGGCGGACCAGGAGCCCGTCACCGTGAGGTACGCGGCCACACCCGCGAGCCCCACGCTCGCGCCCGCGAGGAAGGCCGCGGGACGCTCCACGTGCGCGGGACTTCGGCCTCGCCTCACGAGGAGGTCCACCGCGAGCACGAGCCCGACGATGCCGCCGTAGAACAGCACCTTCTGCGAGGCCCAGATGGCCGCGGAGAACAGCAGGCCCGCGAGGAAGCTCCACCGCCGTGTGCCCGGACGCACCGACAGCGCGGCGAGGGCTCCGAGGAACAGCGCGGTCGACAGCGCGTCGGGACGTATCTCCGTGGCGAAGCGTGTGAAGGGCGTCAGCGACAGGAGCAGGATGGGCGCAAGCCACATCGCGGCCGGGCCCTGGCGACGATTGAGGACCGCGACCGAGACACAGGTCCCCGCGAGCGGAACGAGCATCGCGGCACGCAGCGCCAGCACGGTGCGCGGGTCATCGCCGAGCAGCCAGAACAGCGGCGCGAGTGCCTGGTAGACGAGGGGGAGGTGGACCTCGAAGAAGTCGCGGTAGGGCACCTGTCCCTTCGCCACCAGCCAGGCGGCGTGGGCGTACTGGAACTCGTCGATGCTGAAGCCCTTGTGCAGCGCCAGCCGCGCGGCCTGGATGGCGAGCGCGAGGAGCACCAAGGCCAGCCCCACCAACCCCCAACGTGCGTACCTCATCGGCCGCCCTCATACCGCGAAACGCCAAGGACTCAGGGGTTCCCCTCGGGGTGTCGCTGACCCGCTGAGGTCTCAGAAATTCTGACCGGAAAGAATTATTCTGACCCAGTTGCGCATTTGGCTCTTCCCACGTATTACTTGGTTACCCTGTGAGCTTCATAGGGCGCGGGTCGCCCCATCCATCGTGATGACCCCTCCAAGACGGGGGCGGCCCGTACCACAGCTCACTGGATCCATCGCCAGCGCGAGCAGTACCGCGCGGACTCCGCATCTCGATCATTCATCTGGCCTGGTTTCGTGTCGTTCGGCGCGGGCCGCCCCATCCATCGTGATGACCCTCCAAGGCTGGGGGCGGCCCGTTCCACTGAGCGTCGAAACGAGCACCCGAGACAGGTGCCAGCTCGTCACTTCGTGATCTGGCCCGTGGCCACGACTCCACGCAGGCCAACACACCGGAGGACTGGGATGAGTCCGCGCGGGGTCTTCTGGCTGGTGCTGGCACTTGCCATGACGGGCTGTTCAACCCCGCGGCTCGTGCGGCTGGACACGGGGCAGGGTCCACCGCTGATCCACACACCATTCACGGAGGACGACGCCGACCCTTTCGAACTGGACGACGATGAATTCGAAGAGGTCATGGGAGTACTCGCCCAGGACGTTCGACCCTTCGCCCATCCGTTGCGAGAGGCCCGCGAGCTCTTCGGTGTCCCGCAGAGAAGCGGTGTGTACCTGTACCAGCATCGCGGCCCCCGGCTCATTCGCCAAGACGAGGAGAAGGCTCCGGACGGCCCACGCCTGCTGGAGTCCTACTCGGATGACGACCTGACACGCGCCTATGGCCGTTGGTGCGAGCGCAAGTCCCAGCCCGGTGATTGCCTGCGACTGCTGGCTGAAGGCCCTCTGCTGGCCAGCGACGGCAAGTACTCGCTGGCCATGGCCATCGCCATGGACTCGGTCTGGGAAGAGACAGCCGAAGCATTGGAGGACATGGCCGACCCGCAAGCGCTGCTCGCGACCGTGAGTGCCGCCGTCAGTATGTACCTTCTCCTCTGGTCGCTGCCCGAACCCGTGAGCAAAGGACTGGCCGCCCTCCTCACGGCGACAGCCATCGCCTATCTGGGTGTGGACACGGTCTGGACCCTCTTGGACGGGTGGATCGCGCTGGTTCGCCAGGTGGACCAGGCCACCACCTTCAAGCAGCTCAGCGCTGCGGGCGAGACGTATGGCGAAGTCCTCGGAGAAAACGCGGCGCGCATCTTCGTCATGCTGGCCACGGCCGCCATCGGGAGCACCGCGGGACTGGCATCCAAGGCCTCTCGGTTGCCGGGCTCGGCACAGGCCGCGCTCTCCGTGGAGACTCAGGCGGGTTACCAGTACGTGGCCCTTGGAAGCGTGCAGTCTGTGGCACTGGCTGCCGAGGGCTTCACCGTCGCACTCGCACCCAACGCGGTCGCCATGGCGAGCCGAGGGGTGCGCAGCGGGAACTCCAGGAGACGGAGCCAGGAACATCATCTGGCGACGGACAAGAACAGTGTCGCCGCGACTCGCGGAGGCCCCTGGACTCCTGCGTTCAGGAAACTCTTCAGGAAGGCCGGGATGGAGCTGAAGGACCCCGAGAACATCGTGGCCGTTCCAGGCCACAAAGGCCCTCATCCGAAGGAGTATCACCAGGCGGTCTTCGAGAGACTCCGGGATGCGACGAGGACGTGTCGTACCGTGGTCGAGTGCCGCCAATCGCTGACGGCTGCGCTTCGTGAACTGGCGGAGGAAGTCACCACGAAGGGAACCAGACTCCACAAGCTCGTGACCCAGGGCAAATGAGCTAGAGAGAGCCCACCATGACCAAGCGCTACTTCAGGCTTCAAGAGGACATGCAACCCGGGAACTGGAACCTGGGAGATCCTCTCGATGAGCAAGGTCATGAGGTGACGGATCCCTATGTCTTCACGGCCGGACGGCCTGTTCGCGTAGAGGGTCGCCTGACGATTCCCGTGGATGAGCCCGGACGACGGCTGGACTTCTGCACGGCCGGAATCGGCGCGGCCCCCATCGTTCATGTCCGAATCGCAACCCTCTTCATGGAGCTGGCCCCCAACGACGTGCAGCTCATCCCCGTCGACCTCCACGGCCACCCCGACCAGTACCTCCTCCTGGTCGCCACGAAGCGCATCCGCTGCATCGACGACAAGGCGTCCGAGGAAGTGCGCTACTGGAAGCCAGAGCATGGCCAGCCCGAGCGGGTTGGCGACTACAAATCGGTGATGGGGTTGCGCATCGACGCCTCGAAGGTGGGCGACGCCCAGGTCTTCCGCACGGAAGGCTGGGACATCGCACTCATCGTGTCCGAGGACATCAAGCAGGCACTGGAACGCACCCAGGCGACTGGCATGGAGTTCACTCAAGTGTAGCCGCTCCTGTGCCCCTCCTCCTATCGGTCCAACCGTCGACGCGAGCGCGCACGCGCGGCGTCCAGCGCGGAGTCCACCCCGCCCTCTCGTGGCTTGGCGTCGCCCTCGCTCGCGGGACTCGGCGCCGCTCCTGTTGATGTGGACGCTGGAGTTCCCGGGGCCTTTGCTTCCACACGCACTGGCACAGCAGCGGGCGTGAGGGGTATCCCCGGAACCGTCGTGCGCGCCACCGCACGCGGCCTTGGCGCGGAGAGGAACCGACGCACGGCCACCTCCGCCAACAACAGGGCCACGGCCAGCGACACCAACCAGGGGCCCAGCGCGCGATGGCCCTCGGACTCGGGGGCCTCCGCGAAGAAGCCCGTCATCGACAGGCGCTCCACGCCTCCGCCCACCGCCGCGACGGAGCGCAGCAAAGCGAGTCCTTCCTTCGGACTCCCTGGCTCGAACTCCGGGGAGTAGGGCAGCGCCACAGGAGGTGCTCGCAGGGCTCTCGTGCCCACTCGCACCACCGGATGCCACGTACCACTGCCATCCAGCGGGACTTCCGCCACCAGCCGGTCCTCATCCTCCCAGCGCATCGGGTGCTCCACCGGCACGGACTTCCCATCCCCCGCGAGCAAGGCCAACGTGGGCAACGTGCCCGGCAACGGCGCCTCCGGCGGCAGGTCCAGCGTCACGCGCAGCACATGCCCGCGCCGCTCCGAGCGCACCACCGCGTCACCGAGCGGAGAGGACCCCGCCATCGACCAGCGAACCATCGCCTCCAGCGCCGCCCTCAACGAGCCCCACTGACGCAGCTCCCCCGTGAAGGGACCATCCACCTCCGCCGTGAACGCCACCGTGCGCCCCGCGCCCCGCGTCCACATCGCCAACACCGGCGCCGCATGCGTATCGAGCGTGCGCAACGCCACGTTCGCCTGTGGCCTCAAGTACGTGAGGTTGTAGCCGCCCACCTGCGGCAGTCCCTCGGACGGCAGCCGCCCCAGGAGCGGCAGGTCCGGCGCACCTTCCATCGACACAGGCTCATCGATGAACGTGGCCCGGGCAATCGCCAGCGTCTCCTGACTGAAGACGCGCGGCAGGCTCATCGCGTCCTCCGCGAAGTAGACGCGGCCTCCCCCTCGCCGAGCGACCTCCCTCAACAGGTCCGCGTCCGAGTCCTTGGGCGTCCCCAACCCAATCACCGACACCGTCACGGACTCGCGTTGCAGCGCGGCCAGCGTCGCCCGGTAGTCATCGGGCTCCTCGGAGTCGGACGCGTCGGCGAAGAGCAGCACGTGCCGCGTGGGCTTCTCACTCTTCAGGATCTGCTTCCGACCCGAGCGCAGCGCCTCGCCCACGTAGATGCCGCCACCACCACTGAAGCCTCGCGACACCTTGTCGTAGGGCAGCCCCTCCTGCACCGAGCTGAGCGGGAAGATTTCGTGCGTCTCCGTGTCCACCATGTGCACGGAGGCCTCGTCCTCGGGATTCAGCAGCGCGAGCGCCCCGACAACCCCCTCCGCCGCCAGCTCCATCTTCGTGCGCCCATCCGCCACGTTCGCGCCCATCGAGCACGAGCAGTCCATGAGGATGCTCATCGCGATGGACGCTCGCCGCTGCTCCTCGCGCATCTCCAAGGACACCGGCAACAACGGCTCCACGGGCGAACGCCGGTAGCCACCTTCACCGAAGCTCTCCCGCCCTCCCGTCATCACCAGACCGCCCCCCGCCTGCTCCACGTACGACGCGAGCGCATTGAGCCCCGGCTCCCCCAGCGTGTTCGCGTCCACGTTCTCCAGCACGACGGCCCCCACGCCATCCAACTCATCCAGCGAGAGCCGGAAGGGCGCGCGGACCTCCACCAACATGCCCGCCGCGGAGAGCGCCTGCGCGAGTGTGCCCTTCGGCTGATTCGTCAGCAGCAGCACCCGCCGAGGCCCCTCGACGCGGAGCACCGCGAGCCCCCGGTCGTTCTCCGGCACGCCGTCACCCGGCGTCTCGATGACGAGCTGGTAGCGCACGAGCCCTGGCTCCTCGACCAGGTCCCTCAAAGGCAACACATTGGCCCCCGGCTGGAAGTGGTAGGGCCCCTTCACCAACACGCGGCCATTGCGCTCCAGGCGCACCGTCCCCGTGACGGCCGCCGAGGACTGCACCGTCGCCGAGAACTGAAAGGGCTCCTTCGCCCCCACGCTGGCCGGGACGTCCAGCGAGACCACGGCCACATCGAGCGGGGGCTCGGGGCGCGAGAGCTGACGCCAGTCCACGGCGATGCCTCGGGCCGCGAGCCTGCGCGCGGCGCCTCGCGCGTCCGTCCCCGTGGCCCTTCCATCCGAGAACACGAGCACGCGTCCCGTGCGCTCCCGAGGAATGAGCGCATTCGCCGCATCCAGCGCGGAGGACAGGTCCGAGGCCTCCGTGTCCACCGTGCGCGTGAAGCCTCCAAAGCCTCCCGCCGAGGACAAGGGCTGCTCCACCCGAGCCTCTCGACCGAACGCGATGACCCCCACCCGGTCCCCTGGACCTCGCTCCCGCTCCAGATGCGAGATGAGCTCCTGGGCCGTCCGCTCCACATCCCGAGGCATCGACGCGGAGCGGTCCACCACGACCACCACGTCACTGCCCGCGTCCTTCCTCCGCAGCCCCGGCCCCGAGAGCGCCCCCACCGCGAGCACCAACAGCGCCCCCCGCAACCACATGGGCGGGCCGGGCCGGCGGCCGTACTTCCAGAGAAAGAGCCCCAACGGCAGCAACAGCAGCCACGCCTGAGGGAGGGAGAAGGTCATGACGCCCGCCTCGTGACGTAGAAGTCGCCCACCAGCGCCAGGAGCAGAATCACCAGCGGCCAGCGCGCCCGGTCCGAGGTCTTCGTGCGCTCGTCCTCCGCACCCGCCTCGCGCGCGGCGACGTCGACACTCCCACGTCCTCGCAGCTCCGACTCACGCGCGTCCAGCGACAGGACCTCCGCCGTGTCCACCGCGTCTCCGTCCCGCTCCAAGACATAGCGCCCGAGCACCATCGGAGGGGGCAGGCTCACCGCTCCCGCGCCGAAGACCGGCCTGTTCCCCTCCGGCCCCACCAGCGCGTAGCGCTTCCCCGGCAGCGTCACCACCTGGAGCGGCTCGCCCAGGGTGAGCTGTCGACGCGCGAAGCCCTCTCGCGAGCGGCGTGCCTCTCGCACCAGGTTGCTCATCAACACGGGCCATGCGGACACGCGCTGCACATTCGAGCGCGCCAGGTCCACGTTGAGATGGATGCGGCCCTCGTCGTCCTCGGACACCAGCACCGCGTCTCCCGCCGTGACGATGGGGCGCCCGGGAGGGTTCTCCCCCGCCGACCAGCGCACTCCCGCGAGCTGCACGTCGTCCAGCAGCGGATGCCCCTTGTCCGTGAAGAACGGCCCGACGAAGGTCCGCAGCTTGCCCGTGGACCCCAGCGTCACCTTCGCATCCGTTCCACGCGGACCGATGAGCAACGGCTCCCCTGTCTCCGCGCCTCGCACCATCTCCGGGGAGGCCTTGAGGAAGCGCTCCACCGCGTCGCGCTCGAGCCCTCCCAAGCCCTGCGCCAGGCTCACCGCGACAGGCCGCGCGGGCGAGGCCCTCAGCAATGCACGGCCATCGTCGGGGAGCGCATCGTCCGGGAGGGAGACCTCGACATCTCCCGCGTTCTGGAAGGTGAAGCGCACCGTGGTGGCCTCGGCTCCAGTGAGGGCCACCTGCTCCACGCGCTCCGTCCCTTGCTTCGCGTCCGGCCCCGGAAGCGCGCGCATCCGGACCGAGACGGATTCAGGCCCCGCGCCAAAGCGGGCCACGCGCAACGTCACCGTCGCCGTGCCGCCTTCGTCCTTTCGCAGCGCGGAGATGAGCGCGACGTTGTCGTGAGGCGCGCCCAGCGCCGTCCACCGCACCAGCCCCGGCAACACCAGGCCCTCCGTCGGAGCCGCATCCGTGAAGAAGGCGACCTGCGCGCCCGGACCCGCGAGCTCCTGGGCCCACAACAACGTGGGCAGCGGGTCGTGGTCCGCGCCTCGCGCCTCGAAGGACTCCAGCGCCGCCAGGGCGCGAGACGGCTCCGCCTCCGGCCCCGCGAGCACGCGCGGAGAGGCACCCGACGCCAGCAACGTCACGTGGGTCGCGGAAGCCTGCTCGACGCGTCGGGCCACCTCGCGGCGCGCGAGCTCCAGCACCGTGACGCCCTCCGGCCCTCGCGCGGACATGGACAGGCTCCCGTCCACCACGAGCACCAGATGGCGGACCTGGGCCTTCTCGCCCAGCCGGATGTCCGCCAGGTACAGCGCCGCCGCGATGAGCGCCAACA
This window contains:
- a CDS encoding AHH domain-containing protein, which gives rise to MSPRGVFWLVLALAMTGCSTPRLVRLDTGQGPPLIHTPFTEDDADPFELDDDEFEEVMGVLAQDVRPFAHPLREARELFGVPQRSGVYLYQHRGPRLIRQDEEKAPDGPRLLESYSDDDLTRAYGRWCERKSQPGDCLRLLAEGPLLASDGKYSLAMAIAMDSVWEETAEALEDMADPQALLATVSAAVSMYLLLWSLPEPVSKGLAALLTATAIAYLGVDTVWTLLDGWIALVRQVDQATTFKQLSAAGETYGEVLGENAARIFVMLATAAIGSTAGLASKASRLPGSAQAALSVETQAGYQYVALGSVQSVALAAEGFTVALAPNAVAMASRGVRSGNSRRRSQEHHLATDKNSVAATRGGPWTPAFRKLFRKAGMELKDPENIVAVPGHKGPHPKEYHQAVFERLRDATRTCRTVVECRQSLTAALRELAEEVTTKGTRLHKLVTQGK
- a CDS encoding imm11 family protein, which translates into the protein MTKRYFRLQEDMQPGNWNLGDPLDEQGHEVTDPYVFTAGRPVRVEGRLTIPVDEPGRRLDFCTAGIGAAPIVHVRIATLFMELAPNDVQLIPVDLHGHPDQYLLLVATKRIRCIDDKASEEVRYWKPEHGQPERVGDYKSVMGLRIDASKVGDAQVFRTEGWDIALIVSEDIKQALERTQATGMEFTQV
- a CDS encoding VWA domain-containing protein, translated to MTFSLPQAWLLLLPLGLFLWKYGRRPGPPMWLRGALLVLAVGALSGPGLRRKDAGSDVVVVVDRSASMPRDVERTAQELISHLERERGPGDRVGVIAFGREARVEQPLSSAGGFGGFTRTVDTEASDLSSALDAANALIPRERTGRVLVFSDGRATGTDARGAARRLAARGIAVDWRQLSRPEPPLDVAVVSLDVPASVGAKEPFQFSATVQSSAAVTGTVRLERNGRVLVKGPYHFQPGANVLPLRDLVEEPGLVRYQLVIETPGDGVPENDRGLAVLRVEGPRRVLLLTNQPKGTLAQALSAAGMLVEVRAPFRLSLDELDGVGAVVLENVDANTLGEPGLNALASYVEQAGGGLVMTGGRESFGEGGYRRSPVEPLLPVSLEMREEQRRASIAMSILMDCSCSMGANVADGRTKMELAAEGVVGALALLNPEDEASVHMVDTETHEIFPLSSVQEGLPYDKVSRGFSGGGGIYVGEALRSGRKQILKSEKPTRHVLLFADASDSEEPDDYRATLAALQRESVTVSVIGLGTPKDSDADLLREVARRGGGRVYFAEDAMSLPRVFSQETLAIARATFIDEPVSMEGAPDLPLLGRLPSEGLPQVGGYNLTYLRPQANVALRTLDTHAAPVLAMWTRGAGRTVAFTAEVDGPFTGELRQWGSLRAALEAMVRWSMAGSSPLGDAVVRSERRGHVLRVTLDLPPEAPLPGTLPTLALLAGDGKSVPVEHPMRWEDEDRLVAEVPLDGSGTWHPVVRVGTRALRAPPVALPYSPEFEPGSPKEGLALLRSVAAVGGGVERLSMTGFFAEAPESEGHRALGPWLVSLAVALLLAEVAVRRFLSAPRPRAVARTTVPGIPLTPAAVPVRVEAKAPGTPASTSTGAAPSPASEGDAKPREGGVDSALDAARARSRRRLDR
- a CDS encoding BatA and WFA domain-containing protein; this encodes MSFGFPWGLLALGALVPLVAAYFLRRKQKPVVVSALFLWRTPRPRAEAGPRWERFTREVSLLLEVLALIAAALYLADIRLGEKAQVRHLVLVVDGSLSMSARGPEGVTVLELARREVARRVEQASATHVTLLASGASPRVLAGPEAEPSRALAALESFEARGADHDPLPTLLWAQELAGPGAQVAFFTDAAPTEGLVLPGLVRWTALGAPHDNVALISALRKDEGGTATVTLRVARFGAGPESVSVRMRALPGPDAKQGTERVEQVALTGAEATTVRFTFQNAGDVEVSLPDDALPDDGRALLRASPARPVAVSLAQGLGGLERDAVERFLKASPEMVRGAETGEPLLIGPRGTDAKVTLGSTGKLRTFVGPFFTDKGHPLLDDVQLAGVRWSAGENPPGRPIVTAGDAVLVSEDDEGRIHLNVDLARSNVQRVSAWPVLMSNLVREARRSREGFARRQLTLGEPLQVVTLPGKRYALVGPEGNRPVFGAGAVSLPPPMVLGRYVLERDGDAVDTAEVLSLDARESELRGRGSVDVAAREAGAEDERTKTSDRARWPLVILLLALVGDFYVTRRAS